A stretch of the Balneola vulgaris DSM 17893 genome encodes the following:
- a CDS encoding PhzF family phenazine biosynthesis protein, with protein MKLSLFQADAFTSTMFSGNPAAVCPLDEWISDSLMQQIAAENNLSETAFFVERENHFELRWFTPATEVDLCGHATLATAHIMFEELGYKQKALSFETRSGTLMVEREGDKLKMDFPTDDMPAVVPPEVLFQGLGVRSDLVFATDDYMVVLESEEAVAELNPNFRLLSEVNARGIIVTAPGDKVDFVSRFFAPQCGIDEDPVTGSAHTKLTPYWAQRLDKTELTARQISKRGGDLLCRYKGDRTEILGEAVTYLKGEITI; from the coding sequence ATGAAACTCTCTCTTTTTCAAGCCGATGCATTTACATCAACTATGTTTAGTGGTAATCCTGCCGCTGTTTGTCCATTAGATGAATGGATATCGGATTCGCTGATGCAACAAATTGCGGCTGAAAATAATCTCTCAGAAACGGCCTTTTTTGTAGAAAGAGAAAATCATTTTGAATTGCGATGGTTCACACCCGCTACGGAGGTGGATTTATGTGGGCATGCAACGTTGGCAACCGCCCATATCATGTTCGAAGAGTTAGGTTATAAGCAAAAGGCATTGAGTTTCGAAACAAGGAGTGGAACACTGATGGTAGAAAGAGAGGGAGATAAGTTGAAAATGGACTTCCCTACCGATGATATGCCTGCTGTGGTGCCACCAGAGGTGCTATTTCAAGGATTAGGCGTCCGCTCAGATTTAGTTTTTGCCACAGACGATTATATGGTTGTATTAGAATCGGAAGAAGCGGTAGCTGAATTAAACCCAAACTTCAGACTACTATCTGAAGTGAATGCTCGTGGCATAATCGTTACTGCCCCCGGAGATAAGGTTGATTTTGTATCCCGGTTTTTTGCCCCTCAATGTGGTATAGACGAAGATCCGGTAACCGGTTCTGCTCATACAAAATTGACTCCTTATTGGGCACAGCGTTTGGATAAAACGGAATTAACAGCTCGCCAGATTTCGAAGCGTGGGGGCGATCTTTTATGTCGTTATAAGGGAGACCGAACAGAGATATTAGGTGAAGCCGTTACGTATCTAAAAGGTGAAATAACTATTTAA
- a CDS encoding endonuclease MutS2 yields MKLYPESLLEKLGYEQLREETILYSQFVRSEEILREIYPSNHRPTVHTLLAQTNEMMSLLRDPDPFPLGELQGLKTYVQRAKPTGSILPLPAFIEVLKLISTARFVKKFIEQRKDSVPELAVIAQRLIPMKELEQYIKGKVTDTGELKDDASPELKSIRRKLNTKKNDLRSTINRLMRKAVKDGMSSDEGATIRNGRMVIPVQAEYKRQIQGFIHDVSSTGQTVYLEPVEALHLNNEIRQFEIEEQQEIERILKELTNHIRQNGDYLLQNEDTLAQIDVIAAKAKVSIKLDGEIPIISQNNRLKLKKAFNTNLLLKNLQLKDEERDDIIPLQLELSPDERCLMITGPNAGGKSVAMKTVGICSLMIQSGFAIPADPTSEIPIFNGFFIDLGDDQSIENDLSTFSSRLKWMQETLDNFTMGSLVLIDEAAAGTDPEEGGALFQSFIEHLLRNECKVIVTTHHGSLKVFAHEHENAVNGSMEFDQASLSPTYKFKKGIPGSSYAFEIAQRMNIKGNVLQRARVLLGESKDKMESLISELETKTQQADELKEKFEQLKSKAETDRNRYLNKLEGINKEKEKIRQKALTEAKSIMDSANQKIEKAVEQIVEEKRTNKRDLNNIRKDIASERAYIEESLEDIKEKREARFKKSETPPKVGDHVRFVDGNTTGELVEINGKQAVVQADGLRLKTKYKNLIKVEVQKKKQKKKVRTAVLEGDSSLKEAVKPTLDLRGMRADKALNEVMLYLDRAVFRGMHQVEIIHGKGDGILKDQVHSYLNERNDIKSFNLANEDFGGAGCTIVKIK; encoded by the coding sequence ATGAAGCTTTACCCCGAATCACTTTTAGAAAAACTCGGTTACGAACAATTACGAGAAGAGACTATCTTGTATTCTCAATTTGTTAGAAGCGAGGAGATATTAAGAGAGATTTACCCATCCAATCATCGCCCTACCGTTCATACTCTTCTTGCTCAGACAAACGAAATGATGAGCTTGCTAAGAGATCCAGATCCATTCCCTTTAGGTGAGTTACAAGGCTTAAAGACCTATGTTCAAAGAGCCAAGCCTACGGGTAGCATCCTTCCATTACCTGCATTTATTGAGGTTCTAAAACTTATCAGCACTGCACGCTTTGTAAAAAAGTTTATTGAACAGCGAAAGGATAGCGTACCTGAGTTAGCGGTAATTGCTCAGAGGCTGATTCCCATGAAGGAATTGGAGCAATACATCAAAGGAAAGGTTACCGATACCGGTGAATTAAAAGATGATGCGAGCCCAGAGCTCAAATCAATTCGAAGAAAGTTAAACACTAAGAAGAACGACTTAAGATCAACCATCAACCGTTTGATGCGGAAGGCGGTAAAAGATGGGATGTCGTCGGATGAAGGAGCTACCATTCGTAATGGCCGAATGGTAATCCCTGTACAGGCTGAATATAAAAGGCAGATCCAAGGCTTTATTCATGATGTTTCCAGTACTGGGCAAACAGTTTATTTAGAACCTGTTGAAGCACTACACCTTAATAATGAGATACGTCAGTTTGAAATTGAAGAGCAGCAAGAAATTGAACGTATTCTAAAAGAGCTCACCAATCACATTCGGCAGAATGGAGACTACCTCCTTCAAAATGAAGACACCTTAGCACAAATAGATGTAATAGCAGCAAAAGCAAAAGTGTCTATAAAGTTAGATGGTGAGATTCCTATTATATCTCAGAACAATCGCCTCAAACTAAAGAAAGCTTTTAACACCAATCTTCTACTTAAAAACTTACAGCTTAAAGACGAAGAAAGAGACGACATCATACCACTGCAGTTAGAATTAAGCCCCGACGAACGGTGTTTGATGATTACAGGCCCAAATGCTGGTGGTAAATCGGTTGCCATGAAGACAGTGGGTATTTGTTCATTAATGATTCAATCTGGCTTTGCTATACCCGCTGATCCTACTTCTGAAATACCCATCTTCAATGGTTTCTTCATTGATCTTGGAGATGATCAATCGATCGAAAATGACTTAAGTACCTTCTCCTCTCGCCTTAAGTGGATGCAAGAAACATTGGACAACTTTACAATGGGGAGCTTGGTATTAATTGATGAGGCAGCAGCAGGTACCGACCCTGAAGAAGGTGGTGCCTTATTTCAATCCTTTATTGAGCATTTGCTTCGCAATGAGTGCAAGGTGATTGTAACTACTCACCACGGTAGCCTTAAAGTATTTGCCCATGAACATGAAAATGCGGTAAACGGATCGATGGAGTTCGATCAAGCCTCCCTTTCCCCTACCTATAAATTCAAGAAAGGCATTCCAGGAAGCAGTTATGCATTCGAGATTGCCCAAAGAATGAATATCAAAGGGAATGTATTGCAGCGTGCTCGAGTGCTATTGGGTGAATCGAAAGATAAAATGGAATCTTTGATCTCCGAACTGGAGACGAAAACCCAACAAGCAGATGAGTTAAAAGAGAAATTTGAGCAACTCAAATCTAAAGCCGAGACAGATCGCAATCGTTATCTGAATAAGCTTGAGGGGATTAATAAAGAGAAAGAAAAGATTCGCCAAAAAGCACTTACCGAGGCGAAGTCGATCATGGATAGCGCCAACCAAAAGATTGAGAAAGCGGTTGAACAAATCGTTGAAGAGAAGCGCACAAACAAACGTGACCTGAATAATATTCGAAAAGATATAGCGAGCGAACGCGCTTATATTGAAGAGTCGCTCGAGGATATTAAAGAAAAAAGAGAAGCTCGTTTTAAGAAATCGGAAACCCCACCTAAAGTTGGCGACCATGTACGTTTTGTAGATGGTAACACCACCGGTGAACTTGTTGAAATAAATGGTAAGCAAGCCGTAGTTCAGGCCGATGGGCTTCGCCTTAAAACGAAATACAAGAACCTCATCAAAGTTGAGGTTCAAAAGAAAAAGCAGAAAAAGAAAGTCCGTACTGCCGTTCTAGAAGGTGACTCTTCATTAAAAGAAGCCGTTAAACCTACTTTGGATTTACGTGGTATGAGAGCAGATAAAGCACTCAACGAAGTAATGCTTTACTTAGACCGCGCTGTATTCAGAGGGATGCATCAAGTGGAAATCATTCACGGTAAAGGTGATGGGATTTTAAAAGACCAAGTTCATAGCTACTTAAACGAGCGAAACGACATCAAGTCTTTTAATTTAGCGAAT